A single Rhodothermales bacterium DNA region contains:
- the serC gene encoding 3-phosphoserine/phosphohydroxythreonine transaminase, protein MRAHNFSAGPAALPLSVIEEARAELPVYKDAGASIMEISHRSPEYTAVAASARERLSSLLGIGDEWHILFLHGGASTQFYQVPLNFLSEGGTADYVDTGAWSAKAIKESQRVGTTHVAGTSKADNYTWIPSPATWDRTEGASYLHFTSNNTIHGTELHVDPASDVPLVCDASSDFLSRPYDLSNYGLIYAGAQKNLGPAGVTLVLVKDSFLQRRNSDVPTILDYGTHTAKLFHTPTVFAVYMVEKVLAWIQENGGLEGMRRRNQEKADLLYGRLDRTEFYRGTARDDARSFMNVTFRLPSEELESRFVAEAKGEGLVGLKGHRSVGGIRASTYNAIGIESVKALVDFMDRFEASNG, encoded by the coding sequence ATGCGCGCTCACAACTTTTCGGCAGGCCCTGCGGCGCTGCCGTTGTCGGTCATTGAAGAAGCCAGGGCCGAACTGCCCGTCTACAAGGATGCCGGCGCATCCATCATGGAAATCAGCCATCGATCGCCGGAGTACACGGCCGTGGCGGCGTCTGCCCGCGAGCGGCTGTCCAGTCTGCTGGGCATCGGCGATGAGTGGCACATTCTGTTCCTCCACGGGGGCGCCTCCACGCAGTTCTATCAGGTGCCGTTGAACTTCCTGTCGGAGGGCGGCACCGCCGACTACGTAGACACCGGAGCCTGGTCGGCCAAGGCCATCAAGGAGTCGCAGCGTGTGGGCACCACGCATGTTGCCGGGACTTCGAAGGCGGACAACTACACCTGGATTCCGTCTCCCGCAACCTGGGATCGCACCGAGGGCGCGTCCTACCTGCACTTCACGTCCAACAACACCATCCACGGTACCGAGCTGCACGTGGACCCGGCCTCGGATGTGCCGTTGGTGTGCGATGCGTCCAGTGACTTTCTCAGCCGTCCGTATGACCTGTCCAACTACGGCTTGATCTACGCCGGAGCGCAGAAGAACCTCGGACCGGCGGGTGTTACGCTGGTGCTGGTGAAGGACTCGTTCCTGCAGCGCCGTAATTCGGATGTGCCCACCATCCTCGACTACGGAACGCACACAGCCAAGCTGTTCCACACGCCGACCGTCTTCGCGGTGTACATGGTGGAGAAGGTGCTGGCCTGGATCCAGGAGAACGGTGGCCTGGAAGGCATGCGCCGGCGCAATCAGGAAAAGGCGGATCTACTTTACGGGCGTCTGGACCGCACGGAGTTTTACCGGGGCACTGCCCGGGACGACGCTCGCTCATTCATGAACGTGACCTTCCGGTTGCCGTCGGAGGAACTGGAATCCCGCTTTGTGGCAGAGGCCAAGGGCGAGGGGCTGGTCGGCCTGAAAGGACACCGCAGCGTCGGCGGGATCCGCGCGTCCACCTACAACGCGATCGGGATCGAGTCCGTGAAGGCGCTGGTGGACTTTATGGACCGGTTCGAGGCTTCGAACGGCTGA
- a CDS encoding NAD(P)-binding domain-containing protein, protein MTILVADKLSQTGLDRLAAAGHEVISRPELTGDALQAALEQHNPSVLVVRSTKVPDYVLAAGADLQLVVRAGAGYDTIDVAGASARGVFVANCPGKNAVAVAELTMGLILSLDRRIPDNVSDARAGVWNKAAYAKAAGLKGRVLALIGMGNIGRAVARRAASFGMPVRAWSRSMTPQKADKWGVTWCESPADAVEGADIVSLHVAATDATRGLASRELFEAMKPGAMFINTTRSSVVDEDALVWALEEKGVRAGLDVFAEEPAAKTGEFESRIASHPSVYITHHIGASTAQAQEAIADEAVRVVLQFAETGEVPNCVNMAQRSDATHQLTVRHLDQVGVLASVLDQMRYADWNVQEMENLLFQGGEAACAHIRFHGKPNPEVLERIARHPDVLAISIVEL, encoded by the coding sequence ATGACCATTCTCGTTGCCGACAAGCTCTCGCAGACCGGACTGGACCGTCTCGCCGCGGCCGGCCACGAGGTGATATCCCGGCCGGAGTTGACGGGCGATGCGCTCCAGGCAGCCCTTGAGCAGCACAACCCTTCGGTCCTTGTAGTGCGCTCCACCAAGGTGCCGGATTACGTGTTGGCCGCCGGTGCTGATCTGCAGCTTGTGGTGCGTGCCGGAGCCGGCTACGATACCATCGACGTCGCCGGAGCCTCTGCCCGCGGCGTGTTCGTGGCCAACTGCCCCGGCAAGAACGCCGTGGCGGTTGCGGAACTGACCATGGGGCTGATTCTGTCGCTGGACCGCCGGATTCCGGACAACGTGTCCGATGCGCGGGCGGGCGTTTGGAACAAGGCGGCCTACGCCAAGGCGGCCGGACTGAAGGGTCGGGTACTGGCGCTGATCGGGATGGGCAACATCGGGCGGGCCGTGGCGCGCCGCGCTGCGTCGTTTGGAATGCCTGTTCGCGCCTGGAGCCGGTCCATGACGCCGCAGAAGGCGGACAAATGGGGTGTTACGTGGTGCGAGTCACCTGCCGACGCGGTCGAAGGCGCGGACATCGTGTCGCTGCATGTGGCGGCTACTGATGCCACCCGGGGGCTCGCATCCCGGGAGCTGTTCGAGGCCATGAAGCCGGGCGCCATGTTCATCAACACGACCCGCAGCAGCGTCGTGGATGAGGATGCCTTGGTCTGGGCGCTTGAGGAGAAAGGCGTGCGAGCCGGATTGGATGTCTTCGCGGAAGAGCCCGCCGCCAAAACAGGCGAGTTCGAAAGCCGGATAGCCAGCCACCCGTCCGTGTACATCACGCACCACATCGGTGCCTCTACGGCGCAGGCGCAGGAGGCGATCGCCGACGAGGCCGTTCGGGTGGTGCTTCAGTTCGCAGAGACGGGCGAGGTTCCGAACTGCGTCAACATGGCTCAGCGCTCGGATGCCACGCACCAGTTGACCGTGCGCCACCTGGACCAGGTCGGCGTGCTCGCCTCCGTGCTCGACCAGATGCGGTACGCCGACTGGAACGTGCAGGAGATGGAGAACCTGCTGTTTCAGGGCGGAGAGGCCGCCTGTGCCCACATTCGCTTTCACGGCAAGCCCAATCCCGAAGTGCTGGAGCGCATCGCCCGGCATCCGGACGTGCTGGCCATTTCCATCGTAGAACTCTGA
- a CDS encoding DUF1015 domain-containing protein gives MAHLHPFKAVRPTAEAASDVASVPYDVINGEEARELAKGNARSFLHVIRPEIDLPEGTDEHADEVYARGAANLKAFASADYTVEDPQPSLYLYRLIMKGRSQTGIFGCVSVADYDNDVILKHELTRPKKEDDRTRHIVEQSAHAEPVMLTFKDDDAVAGLMSDCARQDPVYDFVAPDGVQHTIWRFSNPDAVVSAFQGIDNLYVADGHHRCKAASRAAAELGAGPSDEASYFPAVLFPMAEMHIMAYNRIVRTLPVPPAQFLAQLEVRFGLRPDASPTPMRRGDIALYVDGAWFGMTLPHTEGTSASDRLDVGRLTEHILEPMLGITDPRRDPNIDFVGGIRGTQELERLVDSGRAALGISMYPTSIEELVDVSDAGLLMPPKSTWFEPKLRSGLLVHRF, from the coding sequence ATGGCCCATCTCCATCCGTTCAAGGCGGTGCGTCCGACGGCTGAAGCCGCCTCCGACGTAGCCTCGGTCCCCTACGACGTCATCAACGGCGAGGAGGCCCGGGAACTGGCCAAAGGCAACGCCCGCAGTTTTCTGCACGTGATTCGCCCGGAAATCGACCTGCCGGAAGGCACGGACGAGCACGCGGACGAGGTCTACGCCCGGGGAGCGGCCAACCTCAAGGCGTTTGCGAGCGCAGACTACACGGTCGAAGACCCTCAGCCCAGCCTGTACCTGTATCGGCTCATCATGAAGGGGCGCAGCCAGACCGGCATCTTTGGCTGTGTGAGTGTGGCGGACTACGACAATGACGTCATTCTGAAGCACGAGCTCACCCGGCCGAAGAAGGAGGATGACCGCACGCGGCACATCGTCGAGCAGAGCGCGCACGCAGAGCCGGTCATGCTGACCTTCAAGGATGACGATGCCGTCGCCGGCTTGATGTCCGATTGTGCCCGGCAGGACCCGGTGTACGACTTCGTGGCCCCGGACGGCGTGCAGCACACGATCTGGCGCTTCTCCAACCCTGATGCGGTGGTATCCGCCTTTCAGGGGATCGACAATCTGTATGTCGCTGACGGCCATCATCGCTGCAAGGCGGCCAGTCGAGCCGCTGCCGAACTGGGGGCCGGGCCGAGCGATGAGGCCTCCTATTTCCCGGCCGTGCTGTTCCCCATGGCAGAGATGCACATCATGGCGTACAACCGCATCGTACGTACTCTGCCCGTTCCTCCGGCCCAGTTTTTGGCGCAGCTCGAGGTTCGGTTTGGCCTCAGGCCCGATGCGAGTCCTACTCCGATGCGGCGTGGCGACATCGCCCTCTACGTCGACGGGGCCTGGTTTGGCATGACCCTTCCGCACACCGAGGGCACCTCTGCCAGCGACCGCCTGGATGTGGGCCGACTGACTGAGCATATCCTGGAGCCGATGCTCGGCATTACCGATCCTCGCCGGGACCCCAACATTGACTTTGTGGGCGGCATCCGCGGCACACAGGAGCTGGAACGACTCGTGGATTCGGGTCGGGCAGCGCTTGGTATTTCCATGTACCCCACCAGCATAGAAGAACTGGTTGACGTATCGGATGCAGGCCTTCTGATGCCTCCCAAGTCAACCTGGTTTGAGCCGAAACTGCGCTCCGGACTGCTGGTGCATCGCTTCTGA
- a CDS encoding polysaccharide deacetylase family protein → MRLEQDLEQPQAERIRSRMLRSLCLVFSMAGLLSCSPDPGPRQIAITLDDAPIVKPLSYPGEWERQQAVDSLISVLDKHAAAATVFAIAGDLETPEARALLARWTEAGISVANHSVTHRSFNELSLEEGAREIAQAQAVLSRSVDPAHVVRYFRFPYLERGRSLDERDQWMAVLDSLALKVAPVTVTNDDWRFDNDYADAELAEDWDRRFQVGQAYVEHIKESVRHWDGLAQEMYGRNVPHVLLLHANRVNRDYLDTILGWLSAEGFEFVTLAEAYEDPMYREETTWLGSSGVSLLEQIKQTRMAEGSYTAR, encoded by the coding sequence ATGAGACTGGAACAGGATTTGGAGCAGCCACAGGCAGAACGAATACGGTCCCGCATGCTGCGTTCCCTCTGTCTTGTGTTCTCCATGGCCGGCCTGCTGAGTTGCAGCCCTGATCCGGGTCCGCGCCAGATCGCGATCACCCTGGATGATGCCCCCATCGTCAAGCCGTTGAGCTATCCGGGGGAATGGGAACGGCAGCAGGCGGTTGACAGCCTCATTTCGGTACTCGACAAGCATGCCGCTGCGGCAACCGTGTTTGCCATAGCCGGAGATCTGGAGACACCGGAGGCCAGGGCGCTGCTGGCCCGGTGGACGGAAGCCGGTATTTCGGTAGCCAATCACTCCGTAACCCATCGTTCGTTCAATGAGCTGAGTCTGGAGGAAGGTGCTCGGGAAATCGCGCAGGCGCAGGCCGTGCTTTCCCGGTCCGTCGATCCGGCACATGTGGTGCGCTATTTCCGCTTCCCGTACCTGGAGCGGGGGCGCAGTCTGGATGAGCGCGACCAATGGATGGCCGTGCTGGACTCACTGGCGCTCAAGGTCGCACCCGTTACGGTCACCAATGACGACTGGCGGTTCGACAATGACTATGCGGACGCGGAGCTGGCCGAAGACTGGGACCGGCGTTTCCAGGTGGGGCAGGCCTACGTCGAACACATCAAGGAGTCGGTGCGACACTGGGACGGACTCGCGCAGGAGATGTACGGGCGGAACGTGCCTCATGTATTGCTGCTGCACGCGAATCGGGTCAATCGCGACTACCTGGACACCATCCTCGGCTGGCTGTCGGCAGAGGGATTCGAATTCGTCACCCTTGCCGAGGCGTACGAGGATCCGATGTACCGCGAGGAGACCACCTGGCTGGGTTCGAGCGGCGTCTCACTGCTGGAGCAGATCAAGCAGACCCGCATGGCGGAGGGGAGCTACACGGCGCGGTAG
- a CDS encoding patatin-like phospholipase family protein, giving the protein MEVTAGTTDQRAIRGVLERIRERLIGPRPAPQCNALVLSGGGARASYQAGVLRFIADQYPDVSFPILTGVSAGAINAAAVANDETSFNAATSKLVHCWSNIRSDDVFEAPSSLSYLWRTLRGGPEENLGEIVPRNGIVDTAPLRQYLCRILNSPDGRLEGVAENLTRERLRALALITTNYATGQTVSWIQGHQTHGWERPNRVGLSEQLTVDHIMASTALPFLFPAIPLGPAWYGDGGIRLSEPLSPAIHLGADRIIAVSTRYDRTRREADMPSTYGYPPAAQIFGILLNAIFLDRIDQDAAILLRYNRLLDMIPRRDWGDMKKIRLVLVRPSRDLGRLSGEYQADLSGILNLFARGLGSRDTKSPDWLSMILFDPSYTERLIDIGYADAKARKDDFDRFFSDEEPD; this is encoded by the coding sequence ATGGAAGTGACGGCGGGGACTACGGACCAGAGAGCGATTCGCGGTGTGCTGGAGCGCATTCGGGAGCGACTCATCGGCCCCCGCCCGGCTCCGCAATGCAACGCGCTGGTGCTTTCGGGTGGAGGCGCGAGGGCCTCGTATCAGGCGGGCGTACTTCGATTCATTGCCGACCAGTACCCGGACGTCTCCTTTCCGATCCTGACCGGAGTGTCGGCGGGAGCCATCAATGCGGCTGCCGTGGCGAATGACGAGACCTCCTTCAACGCAGCCACCTCCAAGCTGGTACACTGCTGGTCGAACATTCGCTCCGACGATGTTTTTGAGGCCCCCTCGTCGCTCTCCTATCTGTGGCGCACGCTGCGTGGAGGGCCCGAGGAGAACCTCGGTGAGATTGTGCCCCGAAACGGCATCGTCGATACAGCGCCTCTCAGGCAGTATCTCTGCCGCATATTGAACTCCCCGGACGGCAGGCTGGAGGGGGTGGCAGAGAACCTCACCAGGGAGCGGCTGCGCGCACTGGCGCTGATTACCACCAATTACGCCACCGGGCAGACGGTGTCGTGGATTCAGGGCCACCAAACCCATGGCTGGGAACGACCGAACCGCGTGGGCCTCTCAGAGCAGCTGACCGTGGATCACATCATGGCGTCCACGGCACTGCCGTTCCTGTTTCCGGCCATTCCACTGGGGCCGGCCTGGTATGGCGATGGGGGGATTCGGCTGTCCGAGCCACTGAGTCCGGCGATTCACCTGGGCGCCGACCGCATCATCGCTGTGTCCACGCGATATGATCGGACACGCCGAGAGGCCGACATGCCGTCCACGTACGGGTACCCGCCTGCAGCCCAGATATTCGGCATTCTGCTGAACGCGATCTTCCTTGACCGCATCGACCAGGACGCGGCCATTCTGTTGCGCTACAACCGGTTACTGGACATGATTCCCCGCCGCGACTGGGGCGACATGAAAAAAATCAGGCTGGTGCTGGTGCGACCCTCCCGAGACCTTGGTCGTCTGTCGGGAGAGTATCAGGCCGACCTGTCCGGAATTCTGAACCTGTTCGCGCGCGGACTCGGCTCACGCGACACGAAGAGCCCCGATTGGCTGTCGATGATCCTGTTCGACCCATCGTATACCGAGCGCCTGATTGACATAGGCTATGCGGACGCGAAGGCCCGAAAGGACGACTTCGACCGGTTCTTCAGCGACGAAGAGCCCGACTAG
- a CDS encoding S46 family peptidase: protein MRSDTTARPAVTPPTQAALLPYADVPTGRFDGGKMWTFDNPPVAYFQEEYGLTVDSLWLARARGASLRFGTGCSASFVSAMGLIMTNHHCARESITEVEEEGEGLLDAGFLATSRAEERAVEDLYVDRLMAIDDVTAEVYALDRADMPPSARAAERDRQAEALGSRLTAEAKATDSTRVVEVVPLYNGGRYAAYTYERLDDVRLVMAPELQVGFFGGDWDNFTYPRYNLDVAFFRAYDKAGRPIRPSHYFRWSDDGAAEGDPVFVVGSGGSTSRLATVSQLEYLRDHELPATLTLLDKRARILREYVDANPEEADAYDLRNAYFSLQNTRKSLQGQLDGLQSDWLIPRKGAAELALQQKILQSDSLSAEYRSVFGELAAVQLSKEASLETAQAFAFFLNPSLSSRILARAMYGYVLTLIRQRGAPPQQRAEIREEALEIESFPPELEKQLIALRISELRDALGPQDASVRRLLGDSTPEEVAALLVDSTALKDSSSFRVLLDKNYLTSGDASVEAIEVIAPLYFTQNQQLESFEEREQALNSRLGRARFAVYGHEVPPDATFSPRLSDGRVLAYEVDGYAIPPFTTYFGLYERFYASSGQSEWTLPERWIDAPATFDRSTPLNLVSTNDITGGNSGSPLLNADLEIVGLIFDSNMQALPNEFIYTDGQARSVSVDSRGILAALVEVYGAHDLAGELLRGMDRPAEEAGGR from the coding sequence GTGCGTTCCGACACGACCGCGCGGCCTGCCGTCACGCCGCCCACGCAGGCGGCACTGCTGCCGTACGCGGACGTGCCCACCGGCCGTTTCGACGGAGGCAAGATGTGGACGTTCGACAATCCGCCGGTTGCGTACTTCCAGGAGGAGTACGGCCTCACCGTGGATTCACTCTGGCTCGCGCGAGCCCGCGGCGCGTCGTTGCGCTTCGGCACGGGCTGTTCGGCCAGTTTTGTGTCGGCGATGGGGCTCATCATGACCAACCACCACTGCGCACGGGAAAGCATCACCGAGGTGGAAGAAGAGGGGGAGGGATTGCTCGACGCCGGGTTTCTCGCTACCTCCCGGGCCGAGGAGCGGGCCGTGGAGGATCTGTACGTGGACCGGCTCATGGCGATAGATGATGTCACCGCTGAGGTGTACGCGCTCGACCGCGCAGACATGCCGCCTTCGGCCCGCGCCGCAGAACGGGATCGCCAGGCCGAAGCGCTTGGATCACGCCTGACGGCAGAGGCAAAGGCCACCGACTCGACTCGCGTCGTCGAGGTCGTTCCGTTGTACAACGGTGGGCGCTACGCGGCGTACACGTATGAACGACTGGACGATGTGCGCCTTGTCATGGCGCCGGAGCTGCAGGTCGGCTTCTTCGGCGGCGACTGGGACAATTTCACCTACCCGCGCTACAATCTGGATGTGGCCTTCTTCCGCGCCTATGACAAGGCCGGACGGCCCATCAGGCCATCACACTATTTCCGATGGTCGGATGACGGTGCCGCGGAAGGAGACCCGGTGTTCGTTGTGGGGAGCGGTGGATCCACAAGTCGCCTGGCCACCGTCAGCCAGCTGGAATACCTCCGGGATCACGAATTGCCGGCCACGCTGACGCTCCTGGACAAACGCGCCCGGATCCTGCGTGAGTATGTGGACGCGAATCCGGAAGAGGCGGACGCCTACGACCTGCGAAATGCCTACTTCTCGCTGCAGAACACACGCAAGTCGCTTCAGGGACAGCTGGACGGTCTCCAGTCCGACTGGTTGATTCCGCGCAAGGGCGCTGCCGAGCTGGCGCTCCAGCAGAAAATCTTGCAGTCTGACTCGCTGTCCGCAGAGTACCGGAGCGTGTTCGGCGAACTGGCCGCGGTGCAGCTCTCCAAAGAGGCCTCTCTGGAGACCGCCCAGGCATTTGCGTTCTTCCTCAATCCGTCGCTGAGCTCCCGAATACTGGCTCGCGCCATGTACGGGTATGTGCTGACCCTCATTCGGCAGCGCGGAGCACCGCCGCAGCAGCGAGCCGAGATTCGTGAAGAGGCGCTGGAAATCGAGAGTTTCCCACCCGAATTGGAGAAGCAACTGATCGCCCTGCGGATCTCCGAACTGCGCGACGCGCTGGGCCCCCAGGATGCGTCCGTCCGTCGCCTGCTCGGCGACAGCACGCCGGAAGAGGTGGCGGCCTTATTGGTGGACAGCACGGCGCTCAAGGACTCCAGTTCGTTCCGCGTGCTTCTGGACAAGAACTACCTCACCAGCGGCGATGCGTCAGTAGAGGCGATTGAAGTCATCGCACCACTCTACTTCACCCAGAACCAGCAGCTGGAGAGCTTCGAGGAGCGCGAGCAGGCGCTCAACTCGCGGCTCGGGCGCGCCCGGTTCGCCGTCTATGGCCACGAAGTGCCGCCGGACGCGACGTTTTCACCCAGGCTTTCCGACGGCCGCGTCCTGGCCTACGAAGTGGACGGCTACGCCATACCACCCTTCACCACCTACTTCGGACTGTACGAGCGCTTCTATGCCTCTTCGGGACAGTCGGAGTGGACGCTTCCTGAGCGCTGGATCGATGCGCCCGCGACCTTTGACCGCAGCACGCCGCTCAATCTGGTATCGACGAACGACATCACGGGGGGCAACTCTGGTTCGCCTCTGCTTAACGCGGACCTGGAGATTGTAGGGTTGATCTTCGACTCAAACATGCAGGCGCTGCCCAACGAGTTCATCTACACAGATGGCCAGGCGCGGTCCGTCTCGGTGGACTCGCGCGGGATTCTGGCGGCGCTGGTTGAGGTCTATGGGGCGCACGATTTGGCGGGAGAACTGCTTCGTGGCATGGATCGGCCGGCCGAGGAAGCGGGCGGGCGCTAA
- a CDS encoding S46 family peptidase, translated as MRRRVFVLAVLLGLGTSAGYAQETWMDYSPSRDAVQEALNPDVFNNLVTAQSALVRVAGCDGVFMSGQGLVLSTRSCLAEYLPAGAHYGEPRPLDVPVDSVFDAVHLVFAPEDEVAGFGGRLLYPSYRFDMVLLRLMKADEPIASPVHFSIGGATAGPENRVLEISSGSVSLGEVSGFQFNGSLAMSHTLLFGMLDRYHGNGGREPWSLPAQWADAGQMVDLTTPINLAATTKGRAGAALVNESLEFVGFVLGHGEGAESRSIALDVRGIEAALSGLYPTEGLWDELKGGEL; from the coding sequence ATGAGACGACGCGTGTTCGTCCTCGCCGTCCTGTTGGGCCTGGGGACATCGGCGGGGTACGCCCAAGAGACCTGGATGGACTATTCCCCTTCCAGGGATGCGGTTCAGGAAGCCCTGAACCCGGATGTGTTCAACAATCTTGTCACAGCCCAGTCGGCCCTGGTCCGCGTGGCCGGGTGCGACGGAGTCTTCATGTCGGGGCAGGGCCTGGTGCTCTCCACGCGTTCGTGTCTGGCTGAGTACCTGCCGGCGGGAGCGCACTATGGGGAGCCGCGGCCGCTGGATGTGCCCGTGGACAGTGTGTTCGATGCCGTGCACCTGGTCTTCGCGCCGGAGGATGAGGTTGCCGGCTTTGGGGGCAGGCTCCTCTATCCTTCATACCGGTTCGACATGGTGCTTCTCCGCTTGATGAAGGCCGATGAGCCCATCGCAAGTCCCGTTCATTTTTCCATTGGGGGCGCGACGGCGGGACCTGAGAACCGCGTTCTGGAGATTTCTTCTGGCAGTGTGTCCCTGGGCGAGGTTTCCGGATTCCAGTTCAACGGTTCGTTGGCGATGTCGCACACCCTGCTGTTCGGCATGCTGGACCGGTATCACGGAAATGGTGGCCGGGAACCCTGGTCGCTGCCGGCGCAGTGGGCGGATGCCGGGCAAATGGTGGACCTGACCACGCCCATCAACCTTGCTGCGACCACAAAGGGTCGGGCGGGGGCGGCACTTGTAAACGAGTCGCTTGAATTTGTTGGGTTTGTGCTAGGGCATGGCGAAGGTGCGGAGTCGCGATCCATTGCGCTCGATGTGCGGGGAATCGAAGCGGCGCTTTCCGGTCTGTATCCGACCGAGGGGCTGTGGGATGAATTGAAAGGAGGGGAGTTGTAA
- a CDS encoding PD40 domain-containing protein, whose translation MKRLLPLLLLLAACSTPEPETEPAATTAAPTGSDIHLFSLSGDGAQPIARITDRDGYDNQPSFTSDGGMVLFTSDRTGNMDSWAYDVSDGSLTQLTDTPPGEYSPTVLPDEPSWFSVVRLDSTGLQTLWRHALSGDGEPALVADIDRIGYFTWVGNDRVLFFRLGSPATLQLVTEGTGDTTVVATRVGRSLHRVPGQQASSYIQVQEDDSREILRWDWNTGENSAIAVPLEGGQDYAWTPDGALVMAVEGELYRYKPGESVDWSLVADLDLDGTSRLAVSPDGTLLAVVANR comes from the coding sequence ATGAAACGACTTCTTCCCCTACTGCTGCTCCTGGCCGCCTGCTCCACGCCCGAACCGGAGACCGAGCCGGCGGCGACCACCGCGGCGCCCACGGGCTCCGACATCCACCTGTTCAGTCTGTCTGGAGATGGCGCACAGCCCATCGCCCGGATCACGGACCGGGACGGCTATGACAATCAGCCCAGCTTCACGTCCGACGGAGGCATGGTGCTCTTTACCTCGGACCGCACCGGGAATATGGATTCCTGGGCCTACGACGTGTCAGATGGTTCGCTCACCCAACTGACGGATACGCCGCCGGGCGAGTACTCGCCGACGGTACTACCCGACGAACCGTCGTGGTTTTCGGTGGTCCGGCTCGACTCCACAGGCCTGCAAACCCTGTGGCGACATGCACTCTCCGGAGACGGGGAGCCTGCGCTGGTGGCCGACATCGATCGCATCGGCTATTTCACCTGGGTGGGCAATGACCGGGTACTGTTCTTCCGCCTGGGCAGTCCGGCCACCCTGCAGTTGGTCACCGAGGGCACGGGCGACACGACGGTCGTCGCAACGCGCGTAGGTCGTTCGCTGCATCGTGTGCCCGGCCAGCAGGCCTCCAGCTATATCCAGGTTCAGGAAGACGACAGTCGCGAGATTCTGCGGTGGGACTGGAACACCGGCGAGAACTCAGCAATCGCGGTACCGCTCGAGGGCGGGCAGGATTACGCCTGGACGCCTGACGGTGCACTGGTCATGGCCGTGGAGGGCGAGTTGTATCGATACAAGCCGGGAGAGAGCGTGGACTGGAGCCTGGTGGCTGACCTGGACCTCGATGGCACCAGCCGGCTGGCTGTCAGCCCGGACGGAACCCTGCTGGCTGTAGTCGCGAACCGGTGA